Proteins from a genomic interval of Crassostrea angulata isolate pt1a10 chromosome 7, ASM2561291v2, whole genome shotgun sequence:
- the LOC128156969 gene encoding uncharacterized protein LOC128156969, translating into MLLYSVAFAGFFSVVLSNGHSKPKSLSQDQYNYIAQDVDRSFDLVDVNPKDGSLQYQELSMAFAYIDTNNDGVLSFEEYLKVTSSEPIQRDIFNHYDTNRDGVLQKTEYVDTPFRAMDPNGDYVVTRHDYVNFYTNVIYNILQQQPQLGQIGR; encoded by the exons ATGCTGTTATATTCTGTAGCGTTTGCCGGATTTTTTTCCGTAGTACTTTC TAATGGACACTCCAAACCGAAGAGTCTAAGTCAAGATCAATATAATTACATCGCTCAAGATGTGGACAGGAGCTTTGATTTGGTTGATGTCAACCCTAAGGACGGCAGTCTACAATACCAGGAGCTTAGCATGGCATTCGCTTATATAGACACTAATA ACGATGGCGTGCTATCATTTGAGGAATACCTCAAGGTTACAAGCTCTGAACCAATTCAGCGAGACATCTTCAACCACTACGATACAAACAGAGATGGAGTCCTTCAGAAAACAGAATATGTTGACACTCCATTCAGGGCAATGGACCCCAATG GGGACTACGTAGTGACAAGACATGATTATGTTAACTTCTACACCAAT GTTATATATAATATTCTACAGCAGCAGCCGCAGCTCGGACAGATTGGACGTTAG
- the LOC128191473 gene encoding uncharacterized protein LOC128191473: protein MKLLVFVSLAVIVSGQYLNTHEIQQIVDSGFLGLDVNPKDNLLEYEELVTLFNQKDVDGDGHLSLTEFEAHVGADFLFTEPLFNYFDGDKNQMLSVREFVDIPFNEMNTNGDSQVTRHEFDHYYTQLIHHLDQHHG from the exons atgaaactcTTGGTCTTTGTGTCTTTGGCTGTCATTGTGTCAGG CCAGTATCTGAATACCCATGAGATTCAGCAGATCGTCGACTCCGGATTTTTAGGACTGGATGTTAACCCCAAAGACAATCTTCTGGAATACGAGGAACTCGTCACTCTATTCAACCAGAAAGATGTGGATG GTGATGGACATTTGTCTTTGACCGAGTTTGAGGCTCATGTTGGGGCTGACTTCTTATTCACGGAGCCTCTTTTCAACTATTTTGATGGCGATAAGAACCAGATGCTGAGCGTGAGGGAATTTGTGGACATTCCATTCAACGAAATGAATACTAACG GAGACTCTCAAGTGACAAGACACGAGTTCGACCACTACTACACGCAG CTTATTCACCATTTGGACCAGCATCATGGATAA
- the LOC128156003 gene encoding uncharacterized protein LOC128156003 isoform X1 produces the protein MLRYTSKLITKPDQIVIKCISKRNSRFEQSNQIQKMKLMVFASLAVIVFGQHLNTHELQQLVDAGFVSLDVNPKDNLLEYDELVTLFNQKDVDGDGLLSMTEFQAHVGADFLFAEPLFNNYDVNKDQKLSVQEFVDNAYHAMNTNGDTQVTRHEFDHYYTQLLHHLNQHHG, from the exons ATGCTACGATATACTTCTAAACTTATAACAAAACCAGATCAGATCGTGATCAagtgtatatcaaaacggaactCTAGATTTGAACAG tCCAATCAAATTCAGAAAATGAAGTTGATGGTGTTTGCGTCCTTGGCCGTGATTGTGTTTgg cCAGCATTTGAATACCCATGAACTCCAGCAACTTGTTGATGCTGGATTTGTTTCATTGGATGTTAACCCCAAAGACAACCTTCTGGAATACGACGAACTCGTCACTTTATTTAACCAGAAAGATGTGGACG GCGATGGCCTATTGTCTATGACCGAGTTTCAGGCTCATGTTGGGGCGGACTTTTTATTCGCTGAACCACTATTCAACAATTATGACGTTAATAAAGACCAGAAACTGAGCGTGCAGGAATTTGTGGACAATGCCTACCATGCAATGAACACAAATG GAGATACTCAAGTGACAAGACATGAGTTTGACCACTACTACACGCAG CTACTTCATCATTTGAATCAGCATCATGGATAG
- the LOC128156003 gene encoding uncharacterized protein LOC128156003 isoform X2: MKLMVFASLAVIVFGQHLNTHELQQLVDAGFVSLDVNPKDNLLEYDELVTLFNQKDVDGDGLLSMTEFQAHVGADFLFAEPLFNNYDVNKDQKLSVQEFVDNAYHAMNTNGDTQVTRHEFDHYYTQLLHHLNQHHG, from the exons ATGAAGTTGATGGTGTTTGCGTCCTTGGCCGTGATTGTGTTTgg cCAGCATTTGAATACCCATGAACTCCAGCAACTTGTTGATGCTGGATTTGTTTCATTGGATGTTAACCCCAAAGACAACCTTCTGGAATACGACGAACTCGTCACTTTATTTAACCAGAAAGATGTGGACG GCGATGGCCTATTGTCTATGACCGAGTTTCAGGCTCATGTTGGGGCGGACTTTTTATTCGCTGAACCACTATTCAACAATTATGACGTTAATAAAGACCAGAAACTGAGCGTGCAGGAATTTGTGGACAATGCCTACCATGCAATGAACACAAATG GAGATACTCAAGTGACAAGACATGAGTTTGACCACTACTACACGCAG CTACTTCATCATTTGAATCAGCATCATGGATAG
- the LOC128156195 gene encoding uncharacterized protein LOC128156195 translates to MQLVIITCLVALALGQHLNNHELQQLVDSGFQTLDVNPKDGLLEHDELSKLFDMRDTDGNGVLSKEEFVAHTGLDFIFKDPVFNNFDSNHDGVLSKDEFVEKPFVAMNQNGDSEVSRHEFDHYYTQLLHHINQHHG, encoded by the exons ATGCAGCTTGTTATCATTACTTGTTTGGTTGCACTGGCCCTTGG GCAGCATCTTAACAATCACGAACTGCAGCAATTGGTGGACTCTGGATTCCAGACTCTGGACGTAAATCCTAAAGATGGTCTTTTGGAACACGATGAACTCTCTAAACTGTTTGACATGAGAGATACAGACG GTAATGGAGTCTTATCAAAAGAGGAGTTTGTCGCCCACACCGGACTTGATTTCATCTTTAAGGATcctgttttcaataattttgacTCAAATCATGATGGCGTCCTGTCAAAGGATGAATTTGTTGAAAAACCTTTTGTCGCTATGAACCAGAATG gcgACAGCGAAGTGAGCAGACACGAATTCGACCATTACTATACTcag cttCTACATCATATCAATCAACATCATGGTTGA
- the LOC128155607 gene encoding uncharacterized protein LOC128155607 has translation MQLVIFSCLVVFAIGQHHHLNNHELQQLVDPGFQSLDINPKDGLLEHDELSKLFDMRDTDGNGNLSREEFGAHTGLDFLFKDPLFDHFDTDHDGVLSKDEFVEKPFAEMNQNGDSEVSRHEFDHFYTQLLHHINQHHG, from the exons ATGCAGCTTGTTATCTTTTCTTGTTTGGTTGTATTCGCCATTGg GCAGCACCACCATCTTAACAATCACGAGCTGCAGCAGTTAGTTGATCCGGGCTTCCAGAGTCTGGACATTAATCCTAAAGATGGTCTATTGGAACACGATGAACTTTCTAAACTCTTTGACATGAGAGATACAGACG GGAACGGAAACTTGTCAAGAGAAGAGTTTGGCGCACACACCGGACTGGACTTCCTTTTCAAGGACCCTCTTTTCGATCATTTTGACACAGATCACGATGGGGTCCTCTCTAAAGATGAATTTGTTGAAAAACCTTTCGCTGAAATGAACCAGAACG GCGACAGCGAAGTTAGCAGACATGAATTCGACCATTTTTACACACAG CTTCTACACCACATCAATCAACATCATGGTTGA